In Cottoperca gobio chromosome 1, fCotGob3.1, whole genome shotgun sequence, a genomic segment contains:
- the LOC115010618 gene encoding equilibrative nucleoside transporter 2-like isoform X2 has protein sequence MWNEKKQTSPPADSGRAVGFIIFFLGVGTLLPWNFFMTASQYFNQRLTAANVTANGTSGVTTEDYNYDSWMALLSQLPLLLFTLLNSFLYQCRVTPRLRVALSFIAILLLFSLTAALVRVDMLPDTFFSVTMATIWFINMFSAVLQSSLFGEVGLFPPRYSTLFMSGQGLAGLFAALAMLVSISSNADQSSAALGYFITPCVATLGTLLCYLLLPHLEFAHFYLNRRSADSVEATQELLSSTDKKGLNNNAKDHEANGKFIREQDDNQERSSVLDVFKKIWLMAACVTCVFAVTLSVFPVITVRVQTVYTDIPAWDKVFTCVCCFIVFNTMDLVGRGAPSLVQWPSKESRLFPVAVLSRLVFVPLLMICNVQNSRLTVFRHDGAFVTIMALFSFSNGYLASLCMAYAPQ, from the exons ATGTGGAACGAGAAGAAACAGACGAGTCCACCTGCCGACAG CGGCCGGGCTGTAGGCTTCATCATCTTTTTCCTCGGGGTGGGAACTCTGCTGCCGTGGAACTTCTTCATGACGGCCTCTCAG TATTTCAACCAGCGCCTCACAGCAGCAAACGTCACCGCCAACGGCACGTCGGGCGTGACAACGGAAGACTACAACTATGACAGCTGGATGGCGTTGCTTTCCCAGCTGCCCCTGCTGCTGTTCACGCTGCTCAACTCGTTCCTGTATCAGTG CAGAGTGACGCCGCGTCTCCGCGTGGCCCTCAGCTTCATCGCcatcctcctgctcttctccctCACTGCCGCGCTGGTCCGGGTCGACATGCTGCCAGACACCTTCTTCtccgtcaccatggcaaccaTCTGGTTCATCAACA tgttcagTGCAGTGCTGCAGAGCTCTCTGTTCGGGGAGGTCGGCCTGTTTCCTCCGCGGTACAGCACTCTGTTCATGAGCGGTCAGGGTCTGGCCGGGCTCTTTGCTGCACTCGCGATGCTCGTCTCCATCTCAA GTAACGCAGATCAAAGCTCGGCGGCGTTGGGATACTTCATCACTCCCTGTGTGGCCACTCTGGGGACTCTGCTGTGTTACCTGCTGCTGCCACACctg GAATTTGCTCACTTTTACCTGAACAGGAGAAGCGCTGACAGCGTGGAGGCGACGCAGGAACTCCTCAGCAGCACAG ACAAGAAAGGCTTAAACAACAACGCTAAAGACCACGAGGCCAACGGGAAGTTCATCAGAGAGCAAGACGACAATCAGGAGCGCTCGTCCGTCCTGGATGTTTTCAAAAAG ATCTGGCTGATGGCTgcgtgtgtgacgtgtgtgtttgCCGTCACCCTGTCAGTGTTTCCTGTGATCACAGTCCGGGTTCAGACCGTCTACACGGACATCCCCGCCTGGG ACAAAGTGTTCACCTGCGTTTGTTGCTTCATCGTTTTCAACACCATGGACCTGGTCGGCCGCGGCGCCCCGTCTCTCGTCCAATGG CCTTCGAAGGAGAGTCGTCTGTTTCCCGTCGCCGTGTTGTCTCGTCTGGTCTTCGTCCCTCTGCTGATGATATGTAACGTCCAGAACTCCAGACTCACCGTCTTCAGGCACGACGGCGCCTTCGTCACCATCATGGCCCTCTTCTCCTTCAGCAACGGATACCTGGCGAGCCTCTGCATGGCCTACGCTCCACagtga
- the LOC115010618 gene encoding equilibrative nucleoside transporter 2-like isoform X1: MWNEKKQTSPPADSGRAVGFIIFFLGVGTLLPWNFFMTASQYFNQRLTAANVTANGTSGVTTEDYNYDSWMALLSQLPLLLFTLLNSFLYQCRVTPRLRVALSFIAILLLFSLTAALVRVDMLPDTFFSVTMATIWFINMFSAVLQSSLFGEVGLFPPRYSTLFMSGQGLAGLFAALAMLVSISSNADQSSAALGYFITPCVATLGTLLCYLLLPHLEFAHFYLNRRSADSVEATQELLSSTEDKKGLNNNAKDHEANGKFIREQDDNQERSSVLDVFKKIWLMAACVTCVFAVTLSVFPVITVRVQTVYTDIPAWDKVFTCVCCFIVFNTMDLVGRGAPSLVQWPSKESRLFPVAVLSRLVFVPLLMICNVQNSRLTVFRHDGAFVTIMALFSFSNGYLASLCMAYAPQ, encoded by the exons ATGTGGAACGAGAAGAAACAGACGAGTCCACCTGCCGACAG CGGCCGGGCTGTAGGCTTCATCATCTTTTTCCTCGGGGTGGGAACTCTGCTGCCGTGGAACTTCTTCATGACGGCCTCTCAG TATTTCAACCAGCGCCTCACAGCAGCAAACGTCACCGCCAACGGCACGTCGGGCGTGACAACGGAAGACTACAACTATGACAGCTGGATGGCGTTGCTTTCCCAGCTGCCCCTGCTGCTGTTCACGCTGCTCAACTCGTTCCTGTATCAGTG CAGAGTGACGCCGCGTCTCCGCGTGGCCCTCAGCTTCATCGCcatcctcctgctcttctccctCACTGCCGCGCTGGTCCGGGTCGACATGCTGCCAGACACCTTCTTCtccgtcaccatggcaaccaTCTGGTTCATCAACA tgttcagTGCAGTGCTGCAGAGCTCTCTGTTCGGGGAGGTCGGCCTGTTTCCTCCGCGGTACAGCACTCTGTTCATGAGCGGTCAGGGTCTGGCCGGGCTCTTTGCTGCACTCGCGATGCTCGTCTCCATCTCAA GTAACGCAGATCAAAGCTCGGCGGCGTTGGGATACTTCATCACTCCCTGTGTGGCCACTCTGGGGACTCTGCTGTGTTACCTGCTGCTGCCACACctg GAATTTGCTCACTTTTACCTGAACAGGAGAAGCGCTGACAGCGTGGAGGCGACGCAGGAACTCCTCAGCAGCACAG aAGACAAGAAAGGCTTAAACAACAACGCTAAAGACCACGAGGCCAACGGGAAGTTCATCAGAGAGCAAGACGACAATCAGGAGCGCTCGTCCGTCCTGGATGTTTTCAAAAAG ATCTGGCTGATGGCTgcgtgtgtgacgtgtgtgtttgCCGTCACCCTGTCAGTGTTTCCTGTGATCACAGTCCGGGTTCAGACCGTCTACACGGACATCCCCGCCTGGG ACAAAGTGTTCACCTGCGTTTGTTGCTTCATCGTTTTCAACACCATGGACCTGGTCGGCCGCGGCGCCCCGTCTCTCGTCCAATGG CCTTCGAAGGAGAGTCGTCTGTTTCCCGTCGCCGTGTTGTCTCGTCTGGTCTTCGTCCCTCTGCTGATGATATGTAACGTCCAGAACTCCAGACTCACCGTCTTCAGGCACGACGGCGCCTTCGTCACCATCATGGCCCTCTTCTCCTTCAGCAACGGATACCTGGCGAGCCTCTGCATGGCCTACGCTCCACagtga